Proteins from one Pyrobaculum neutrophilum V24Sta genomic window:
- the hisE gene encoding phosphoribosyl-ATP diphosphatase: protein MSCEVLRKLEEVIRRRIEEKNPESYTYRLYSSGMHNVARKVGEEAVEVAVAALAEGKGRVVEEAADLLYHLLVLLNSTGLSLADVCAELEKRMR, encoded by the coding sequence ATGAGTTGCGAGGTTCTTAGGAAGCTGGAGGAAGTCATAAGGAGGAGGATCGAGGAGAAGAACCCGGAGAGCTACACCTACCGCCTGTACTCCTCGGGGATGCATAACGTGGCGAGGAAAGTCGGCGAGGAGGCTGTGGAGGTGGCCGTCGCGGCGTTGGCTGAGGGCAAAGGCCGTGTTGTTGAGGAGGCGGCTGACCTGTTGTACCACCTCCTCGTCCTCCTCAACTCCACAGGCCTATCTCTTGCCGACGTTTGTGCCGAGTTGGAAAAGAGGATGCGCTGA
- the hisD gene encoding histidinol dehydrogenase: MRRVLPRDVVKSVEEIVDDVAERGLQAALEYSRRLDGVAPESALLEPRPGGDPGVVAAALEVAKSLETLYSRLKPLEAVDFYGGVLRSVFWKPVRSVALYVPARYVSTLVMLAVPARAAGVEKIYVVTPPKGATGELLAVAKELGVAGVVPIGGPHGLAYSVFHMGVDMVAGPGGLYVQAAKYVLSLHAGIDGIEGPTELVVYAEGVPPEKAVAGALAQLEHGPTSFAYLVSTDAGLLEAAAEIYRRERTSSMGPLEVRKVNDVGEAVKLIDSIAPEHLEVWGAREVAYRVRNVGAVSVNMPSPYLDYAAGISHVLPTGGSAKWRGIITPATFMKPIGVAEAVGRLELLEAARRLAEYEGFRYHRQALT, encoded by the coding sequence ATGAGGCGCGTCCTCCCACGCGACGTGGTGAAGTCTGTGGAGGAGATAGTAGACGACGTGGCGGAGAGGGGGCTACAGGCGGCTCTGGAGTACTCAAGGCGCCTCGACGGCGTTGCTCCAGAGAGCGCCCTGCTGGAGCCCAGGCCCGGCGGAGACCCGGGCGTGGTGGCCGCGGCGCTGGAGGTGGCCAAATCCCTAGAGACGTTATACAGCAGGCTTAAGCCGCTCGAGGCTGTGGATTTCTACGGCGGCGTTCTCAGGTCTGTCTTCTGGAAGCCTGTGAGGTCGGTGGCTCTCTACGTCCCGGCCAGGTATGTGTCGACCCTCGTGATGCTTGCGGTCCCCGCGAGGGCGGCCGGCGTTGAGAAGATATACGTCGTCACCCCGCCCAAGGGCGCCACCGGCGAACTACTCGCAGTGGCGAAGGAGCTCGGCGTTGCCGGCGTGGTCCCCATCGGGGGCCCACACGGCCTTGCCTACTCCGTGTTTCACATGGGCGTAGACATGGTGGCGGGGCCCGGGGGGCTCTACGTCCAAGCGGCTAAGTACGTGCTGTCTCTACACGCGGGTATCGACGGAATTGAGGGGCCAACGGAGCTTGTGGTCTACGCGGAGGGGGTTCCGCCGGAGAAGGCGGTGGCCGGGGCGCTGGCGCAACTGGAGCACGGCCCCACCTCCTTCGCCTACCTAGTCTCTACAGACGCCGGACTGCTTGAGGCCGCCGCCGAGATATACAGGCGCGAGAGGACCTCCTCCATGGGACCTCTCGAGGTTAGAAAGGTCAACGACGTGGGGGAGGCGGTGAAGCTCATAGACTCGATAGCCCCCGAGCATCTCGAGGTGTGGGGCGCCAGGGAGGTGGCATACCGCGTGAGAAACGTGGGAGCCGTATCGGTGAATATGCCCAGCCCCTACCTCGACTACGCCGCCGGCATAAGCCACGTGTTGCCCACGGGGGGCTCCGCCAAATGGCGCGGGATAATTACGCCCGCTACCTTCATGAAGCCTATCGGCGTTGCGGAGGCGGTGGGGCGTCTAGAGCTTCTAGAGGCCGCCAGAAGGCTGGCGGAGTACGAAGGCTTTAGATACCACAGGCAGGCGTTGACATGA
- the hisF gene encoding imidazole glycerol phosphate synthase subunit HisF, protein MPAVRVIPCLDMDGRAGVVVKGVNFMGIREVGDPVEMAVRYEEEGADEIAVLDITATPEGRGTFIDSVRRVASSVTIPVLVGGGVRSLSDAEALFKAGADKVSVNTAAVKNPQLVAEMAREFGSQSTVVAIDAKLVGGRYEVYVRGGRDPTGLDAVEWAKKVEELGAGEILLTSIDRDGTKLGYDVELLRRVAHSVKIPVIASGGAGELKHFYEAVAAGADAVLAASLFHFRVVEVAEVKRYLGGLGVEVRL, encoded by the coding sequence ATGCCGGCCGTCAGAGTGATACCCTGCCTAGACATGGACGGGAGGGCTGGGGTGGTGGTGAAGGGCGTCAACTTCATGGGCATTAGGGAGGTGGGGGACCCCGTGGAGATGGCCGTTAGATACGAGGAGGAGGGCGCCGACGAAATCGCCGTTTTGGATATAACAGCTACGCCGGAGGGCAGAGGCACGTTTATAGATTCTGTGAGGAGGGTCGCCTCCTCCGTGACGATCCCTGTCCTCGTCGGCGGCGGCGTGAGGAGCCTGTCAGACGCAGAGGCTCTGTTTAAAGCGGGCGCCGACAAGGTCTCGGTGAACACAGCCGCCGTCAAAAACCCGCAGCTGGTGGCGGAGATGGCCAGGGAGTTCGGCTCTCAGTCCACCGTGGTGGCGATAGACGCCAAGCTCGTGGGCGGTAGATACGAGGTCTACGTCCGGGGGGGCCGCGACCCCACGGGCCTAGACGCCGTGGAGTGGGCGAAGAAGGTAGAGGAGCTGGGCGCCGGGGAGATACTGCTGACTTCTATAGATAGAGATGGGACAAAGCTGGGCTACGACGTCGAGCTCCTCAGGAGGGTCGCCCACTCCGTCAAGATCCCGGTGATCGCCTCGGGGGGAGCCGGCGAGCTCAAGCACTTCTACGAGGCCGTCGCCGCGGGGGCCGACGCGGTCTTGGCGGCAAGCCTCTTCCACTTTAGAGTTGTAGAGGTGGCGGAGGTCAAGCGCTACCTCGGCGGACTTGGGGTGGAGGTTAGGCTATGA
- the hisB gene encoding imidazoleglycerol-phosphate dehydratase (catalyzes the dehydration of D-erythro-1-(imidazol-4-yl)glycerol 3-phosphate to 3-(imidazol-4-yl)-2-oxopropyl phosphate in histidine biosynthesis): MSYVRETAETYVAVSLKAGERPRVETPIPFLTHMLETFLLYAGLGGTVEAREKRRLDDGHHLIEDVAIALGRALDQMLGDRGRIARFGWAAVPMDDAFALAAVDLGGRAYWVVKAKLPPADVGGYPLRMFPHWVRTLASEARATIHVYTRGVDPHHKVEAAHKALGLAFRQAMSPRGDVLSTKGVLG; this comes from the coding sequence ATGTCCTACGTCAGAGAGACCGCGGAGACCTACGTCGCCGTGTCCCTAAAGGCTGGAGAGAGGCCGCGGGTTGAGACGCCGATTCCATTTCTCACACACATGCTGGAGACCTTCCTCCTATACGCCGGGTTAGGCGGGACGGTGGAGGCTAGGGAAAAGAGGAGGCTGGACGACGGCCACCACCTCATCGAAGATGTGGCAATCGCCCTGGGCAGAGCGCTGGATCAGATGCTGGGGGACCGGGGGAGGATAGCGAGATTTGGCTGGGCGGCGGTGCCCATGGACGACGCGTTTGCACTCGCGGCGGTGGATCTGGGCGGCAGGGCGTACTGGGTAGTGAAGGCTAAGCTTCCGCCGGCCGACGTGGGGGGCTACCCCCTGCGGATGTTTCCACACTGGGTCCGCACGCTTGCCTCTGAGGCGAGGGCCACCATACACGTGTATACACGCGGCGTAGACCCGCACCACAAGGTGGAGGCGGCGCACAAGGCGCTTGGACTGGCCTTTAGACAAGCCATGTCCCCCAGAGGCGACGTCCTATCTACGAAGGGGGTGTTGGGATGA
- a CDS encoding 1-(5-phosphoribosyl)-5-[(5-phosphoribosylamino)methylideneamino] imidazole-4-carboxamide isomerase, translated as MIIPSIDIEGGRAVKRVQGRRGEYIFVGDPLELARRFSRADLVHVVDLDGAEAGRPVNTSIVEKVARELGGRCQLGGGLRSAEAVEWALSLCRYAVVGSMPFKNPSLFASVAARYRSRLVVSLDVRGGFVVTDGWTKAAATPEEAAAAIKPHGPLAALVITSVDVEGTGAGFRLPVDLAKLRDVAARLYYAGGVNSCVDVEKALKAGFDGVIVGYALYRGDLKNCAGFIP; from the coding sequence ATGATCATCCCCTCCATCGATATAGAGGGCGGCAGAGCGGTAAAGAGGGTTCAGGGGAGGAGGGGGGAGTACATATTCGTGGGGGACCCCCTCGAGCTCGCGCGTAGGTTCAGCAGAGCTGACCTAGTCCACGTGGTTGACCTAGACGGCGCCGAGGCCGGCCGCCCCGTGAACACAAGCATTGTGGAGAAGGTCGCCCGCGAGTTGGGCGGCCGGTGCCAACTGGGGGGCGGACTCAGATCGGCGGAGGCTGTGGAGTGGGCTCTCTCTCTCTGTAGATACGCGGTGGTTGGCTCCATGCCGTTTAAAAACCCCTCTCTCTTCGCCTCGGTTGCGGCTAGATACAGAAGCCGTCTCGTGGTTTCGCTGGACGTGAGAGGCGGCTTTGTTGTCACAGACGGTTGGACTAAGGCGGCCGCCACGCCGGAGGAGGCAGCCGCGGCGATCAAGCCGCACGGCCCCCTCGCAGCGTTGGTCATAACCTCCGTCGACGTGGAGGGGACGGGGGCCGGCTTTAGGCTACCGGTGGATCTGGCGAAGCTGAGAGACGTCGCGGCCCGCCTCTACTACGCAGGCGGCGTGAACAGCTGCGTGGATGTGGAAAAGGCGCTGAAGGCGGGCTTCGACGGCGTTATCGTCGGCTACGCCCTCTACAGGGGAGATCTGAAAAACTGCGCCGGCTTTATCCCTTGA
- a CDS encoding RtcB family protein, whose product MRNIPINKVSDYVWEIPPGVKPCQKVPVRIYADSALLEKMKADLTIEQGINVGCLPGIYKHSIILPDGHQGYGFPIGGVAAIDAEEGVISPGGIGYDINCGVRVLRTNLTEEEVRPKLKELVDTIFRLVPPGVGGTGHLRLSPGEFERVLAEGVEWAVQKGYGWAEDMEYIEERGSWKLADPSKVSEKAKARGRDQLGTLGSGNHFLEIQVVDKIFDEKIAKTFGIEREGQVVVMIHTGSRGFGHQVATDYLLVMERNMRRWGLNLPDRELAAAPLKDRVAEDYIKAMASAANFAWTNRHIIMHWVREAFKKVFGSIEKVGLEIVYDVAHNIAKLEEHVVDDKGTVRKVWVHRKGATRAFPPGRQEIPAKYRQVGQPVLIPGSMGTASWILVGTPEAMRLTFGTAPHGAGRVLSREAAIRMYPPHKVQEEMAKRGIIVRSAETEVISEEAPWAYKDVDRVVETAHQVGFAKKVVRQRPIGVVKG is encoded by the coding sequence ATGAGGAATATCCCCATTAACAAGGTAAGCGACTACGTCTGGGAGATTCCTCCCGGCGTGAAGCCCTGCCAGAAGGTGCCGGTCAGAATATACGCAGACAGCGCGCTCCTTGAGAAGATGAAGGCCGACCTCACCATCGAGCAAGGCATAAACGTGGGGTGTCTACCCGGGATCTACAAACACAGCATAATCCTGCCAGATGGCCACCAGGGCTACGGCTTCCCAATCGGCGGCGTCGCGGCGATAGACGCTGAGGAGGGCGTGATATCGCCGGGCGGCATAGGCTACGACATAAACTGCGGAGTGCGCGTCCTTAGGACAAACCTGACCGAGGAGGAGGTTAGGCCTAAGCTGAAGGAGCTCGTCGACACCATCTTTAGGCTTGTGCCGCCGGGCGTGGGAGGGACGGGCCACCTAAGGCTGTCCCCAGGGGAGTTCGAGAGGGTGTTGGCGGAGGGGGTGGAGTGGGCGGTGCAGAAGGGGTACGGCTGGGCCGAGGACATGGAGTATATAGAGGAGAGGGGCTCGTGGAAGCTGGCGGACCCCTCCAAGGTCAGCGAAAAGGCTAAGGCCAGGGGGAGGGACCAGTTGGGCACGCTGGGGTCCGGCAACCACTTCCTGGAGATACAGGTGGTCGACAAGATATTCGACGAGAAGATCGCGAAGACCTTCGGCATTGAGAGAGAGGGCCAGGTGGTGGTAATGATCCACACGGGGAGCCGCGGCTTCGGCCACCAGGTGGCGACCGACTACCTCCTAGTGATGGAGAGAAACATGAGGAGGTGGGGGCTGAATCTGCCGGATAGAGAGCTGGCGGCTGCGCCTCTTAAGGACAGGGTCGCCGAGGACTACATAAAGGCTATGGCGTCTGCGGCCAACTTCGCTTGGACAAACCGCCACATAATTATGCACTGGGTTAGGGAGGCCTTCAAGAAGGTTTTCGGCTCCATCGAGAAGGTTGGCCTCGAGATAGTCTACGACGTAGCGCACAACATAGCGAAGCTGGAGGAACACGTGGTAGACGACAAGGGGACGGTGAGGAAGGTGTGGGTGCACCGGAAGGGCGCCACGAGGGCCTTCCCGCCGGGTAGACAGGAGATCCCCGCCAAGTATAGACAGGTGGGGCAGCCCGTCTTAATACCGGGTAGCATGGGCACTGCGTCTTGGATACTGGTGGGCACCCCCGAGGCCATGAGGCTCACCTTCGGCACTGCGCCCCACGGCGCAGGCCGCGTCTTGAGCAGGGAGGCCGCCATCAGGATGTACCCGCCGCATAAGGTGCAGGAGGAGATGGCGAAGCGCGGCATCATCGTGAGGAGCGCGGAGACCGAGGTGATAAGCGAGGAGGCGCCGTGGGCCTACAAGGACGTGGACAGAGTGGTTGAGACGGCCCACCAGGTGGGCTTCGCGAAGAAGGTAGTTAGGCAGAGGCCCATCGGCGTGGTCAAGGGATAA
- the gatD gene encoding Glu-tRNA(Gln) amidotransferase subunit GatD, producing the protein MYKRVRVVLENGDVFEGVLIPPTQFSDPDVVVLKLRNGYNVGLRKSRIKEMVDLGEVSGGQPAPPQIPKLEGEKVWLLATGGTILSRVDYVTGGVYPTMSVEYLFEILGGLDAPVVAEQVAAKFSEDMTPAVWSQIAARVGEAFRRGARGVVVLHGTDTMHYTAAALAFAFRSAPGPIALVGAQRSSDRPSTDAVLNLKAAIATAARAPFAESVVVMHKASGDGVIAVHRGTRVRKMHTSRRDAFQSINALPLAEYHVDQNLLKVIAEEYRERGALEYTDRFEEAVALVKFFPGMHPRMLDVLLEMGVKGVVIEGTGFGHVGEQLLPSVKRLVDAGVVVAMASQTLYGRVNLYVYRRGRELLSLGVVPLEDMLPEAAYAKMSWALANFKREEVPRVLTTPYAYEMSPRSDPTSFGTL; encoded by the coding sequence ATGTACAAGAGGGTTAGGGTGGTTTTGGAAAACGGGGATGTTTTCGAGGGGGTCTTGATCCCCCCGACCCAGTTCAGCGATCCCGACGTGGTTGTCCTCAAGCTGAGAAATGGCTACAACGTGGGGCTTAGGAAGAGCCGTATCAAGGAGATGGTGGATCTGGGCGAGGTCTCCGGCGGGCAGCCGGCGCCGCCGCAGATCCCGAAGCTGGAGGGGGAGAAGGTGTGGTTGCTGGCCACCGGCGGGACGATACTGTCGCGTGTGGACTACGTGACCGGCGGGGTCTACCCCACCATGAGCGTGGAGTACCTATTCGAGATCCTGGGCGGGCTGGACGCCCCCGTGGTTGCCGAGCAGGTGGCGGCGAAGTTCAGCGAGGATATGACGCCGGCTGTCTGGTCGCAGATAGCGGCTAGGGTGGGGGAGGCCTTCAGGAGGGGGGCGAGGGGAGTGGTGGTGCTCCACGGCACAGACACGATGCACTACACCGCAGCGGCGCTCGCCTTCGCTTTTAGAAGCGCGCCGGGGCCAATAGCGCTTGTCGGGGCGCAGAGGTCCAGCGACCGGCCGTCCACAGATGCCGTCCTCAACCTGAAGGCCGCCATCGCCACGGCCGCCAGAGCGCCGTTTGCCGAGTCGGTCGTGGTGATGCATAAGGCAAGCGGAGATGGGGTCATCGCGGTACACAGGGGGACAAGGGTGAGGAAGATGCACACCTCTAGGCGCGACGCCTTCCAGTCCATCAACGCCCTACCCCTAGCCGAGTACCATGTCGATCAGAACCTCCTCAAGGTAATCGCGGAGGAGTACAGAGAAAGGGGGGCTCTGGAGTACACAGACAGGTTTGAGGAGGCGGTGGCGTTGGTTAAGTTCTTCCCAGGCATGCACCCCAGGATGTTGGACGTGCTTCTGGAGATGGGGGTGAAGGGGGTCGTCATAGAGGGCACGGGCTTCGGCCACGTGGGGGAGCAGCTGTTGCCCTCTGTGAAACGCCTGGTCGACGCCGGCGTGGTGGTGGCCATGGCCAGCCAGACCCTCTACGGCAGGGTTAACCTGTACGTGTATAGGAGGGGCAGAGAGCTGCTGTCGCTCGGCGTGGTGCCCCTTGAGGACATGCTCCCCGAGGCGGCGTATGCAAAGATGTCGTGGGCCTTGGCCAACTTCAAAAGGGAGGAGGTCCCGCGGGTTTTGACGACGCCATACGCCTACGAGATGAGCCCCAGGTCGGACCCCACGTCTTTCGGCACACTATGA
- a CDS encoding HD domain-containing protein has product MTDLLAVVDTLCKTPRVGWLQRGAWDAESVCAHSLLVTLLAGEIAARLNAEGAEINMAEVLAVAAVHDLAEAVLGHPGREVRDRLRWEELEEEIFKREFPHLAELFRWYRYETNTVGKIVAFADKLATLIRACRYKQLGYPTDDLAKALYKKLMAYDGLAHILDYYVGRYCGGVLP; this is encoded by the coding sequence ATGACGGACCTGTTGGCGGTGGTGGATACGCTCTGTAAAACGCCGCGTGTTGGGTGGCTACAGAGGGGCGCGTGGGACGCCGAGAGCGTGTGCGCCCACTCGCTGTTGGTCACCCTTCTGGCGGGGGAGATAGCGGCTAGGCTAAACGCAGAGGGGGCCGAAATAAACATGGCCGAGGTTCTGGCGGTCGCGGCTGTTCACGACCTTGCCGAGGCCGTGTTGGGGCATCCGGGGCGGGAGGTGCGGGACAGGCTACGCTGGGAGGAGCTGGAGGAGGAGATCTTCAAGAGGGAGTTCCCCCACCTGGCCGAGCTGTTCCGGTGGTATAGGTACGAGACAAACACCGTGGGGAAGATAGTGGCGTTTGCAGACAAGCTCGCCACATTGATAAGGGCTTGCCGGTATAAACAGCTGGGCTACCCAACCGACGATCTAGCGAAGGCGCTGTACAAGAAGCTTATGGCTTACGACGGGCTTGCCCACATCCTGGACTACTACGTAGGTAGGTATTGCGGAGGCGTATTGCCCTAG
- a CDS encoding ZPR1 zinc finger domain-containing protein — translation MSVVYSGEVTCPVCGAKTFRYVELLYETPFFGNVLIQSGYCSSCGYRYFDVDYAEVGRPTRVVFKPRDGLDVAKSLLIRSKTGTVYSPDLGFTLEPGTHGEPVITTVEGFMYKVVDYAERLKTLEPENAARVDQFIETVYRKVEEGGFTLIVEDPFGKSFIQPYRPETVVVEYV, via the coding sequence GTGTCGGTTGTCTACAGCGGCGAGGTTACGTGCCCGGTCTGCGGGGCGAAGACCTTTAGATACGTCGAACTCCTCTACGAAACCCCCTTCTTCGGCAACGTGTTGATCCAAAGCGGGTACTGCTCCAGCTGCGGCTACCGCTACTTCGACGTAGATTACGCGGAGGTGGGGCGGCCGACCCGCGTCGTGTTTAAGCCTAGGGACGGCCTCGACGTGGCCAAGTCCCTCCTCATCCGTAGCAAGACCGGCACGGTATATTCGCCGGATCTCGGCTTCACCCTAGAGCCGGGCACCCACGGGGAGCCCGTAATCACGACGGTAGAGGGCTTTATGTACAAGGTTGTGGACTACGCGGAGAGGCTTAAGACGCTGGAGCCGGAAAACGCCGCAAGGGTGGACCAGTTCATCGAAACCGTCTACAGGAAGGTGGAGGAGGGCGGCTTCACCTTGATAGTGGAGGACCCCTTTGGCAAATCCTTCATACAGCCCTACAGGCCCGAAACCGTAGTCGTTGAATACGTCTAG
- a CDS encoding isopentenyl phosphate kinase, with protein MYIVKFGGSAITDKTKPYTYLRGRISSIAPALRGVRAVLIHGAGSFAHPHVKAYGLTPLGIAYTKAALKRLTSYVIEELAEASVPAMPVEPSDVFWGGDVVRLDPIRHALDNGMYPLLHGDIVPADAGYVVVSGDDMAAALSKTLKPNAVVFLMEADGIYTAPPGTPGAVKIPVLKSAVDVDGTAGVDVTGGVRKKVEAGLAIAALGIPVYYCSIRDRKALEEVVSGGRPESCTAVEP; from the coding sequence ATGTATATCGTAAAATTCGGAGGCTCGGCCATCACCGATAAGACAAAGCCATATACCTACCTCAGGGGCAGGATATCGTCCATCGCCCCGGCTCTCCGCGGCGTACGCGCCGTCTTGATCCACGGCGCGGGGTCCTTCGCGCATCCACACGTAAAAGCCTACGGCTTAACTCCTCTGGGGATAGCCTACACAAAAGCCGCTCTTAAGCGCCTCACCTCCTACGTCATAGAGGAGCTGGCAGAGGCCAGCGTGCCTGCGATGCCGGTTGAGCCCAGCGACGTCTTCTGGGGAGGCGACGTGGTGCGGCTTGACCCGATTAGACACGCCCTAGACAACGGGATGTACCCCCTCCTCCACGGCGATATAGTTCCAGCAGACGCTGGCTATGTCGTAGTAAGCGGAGACGACATGGCAGCGGCGCTCTCCAAAACCCTTAAGCCAAACGCGGTCGTTTTCCTAATGGAGGCGGACGGGATCTACACGGCGCCCCCGGGAACCCCCGGCGCAGTGAAGATCCCAGTGCTGAAGAGCGCCGTAGACGTGGACGGGACCGCCGGGGTGGATGTGACCGGGGGGGTTAGGAAGAAGGTGGAGGCCGGGCTCGCCATCGCCGCGCTGGGGATCCCCGTCTACTACTGCTCCATAAGGGACAGAAAGGCGCTGGAGGAAGTGGTGTCCGGCGGAAGGCCGGAGAGCTGTACCGCCGTGGAGCCCTAG
- a CDS encoding polyprenyl synthetase family protein, which produces MDVVTKLHKKYGAAVEKALERYLSIDLAPDFREEVLYQVKTGGKRLRPLLTLATAEAVSGRWEPAVPAAAIVELIHNYSLIYDDIIDRGDVRRGLPTVRKAFGDNAAILIGIWYREAIEEAVLDTPKPLAFAKEVAKVIKAIDEGERLDILFEYAGREDPYFIKARKAEVTLEDYIHMVSLKTGALIAAAAKWGAMSVSDDGKLAEEAWNFGLKAGVAFQIIDDVLDIYGDPKKFGKEIGKDIKEHKRGNAVVAIALTRLQPQERRRLLSILSKAEIAEEEVKEAVALMDSVKAREEALALAERYRREAEQHLAEIPNNEALRELLAFILERQY; this is translated from the coding sequence ATGGACGTCGTAACCAAGCTACACAAGAAATACGGCGCGGCGGTCGAAAAGGCGCTGGAGCGCTACCTCTCCATAGATTTAGCGCCGGATTTTAGGGAGGAGGTGCTGTACCAGGTTAAAACCGGCGGGAAAAGGCTGAGGCCCCTTCTGACCCTGGCGACGGCCGAGGCCGTCTCCGGCCGCTGGGAGCCGGCGGTGCCCGCAGCCGCCATCGTCGAGCTTATACACAACTACTCGCTCATATATGACGACATAATAGACAGGGGAGACGTGAGGAGGGGTCTCCCAACCGTGAGAAAGGCCTTTGGAGACAACGCGGCGATTTTAATAGGCATATGGTATAGGGAGGCCATCGAGGAGGCGGTGCTGGACACCCCAAAGCCTCTGGCCTTCGCGAAGGAGGTGGCGAAGGTCATAAAGGCGATCGACGAGGGCGAGAGGCTGGACATCCTCTTCGAATACGCCGGACGCGAGGACCCCTACTTCATAAAGGCGAGGAAGGCAGAGGTGACGCTGGAGGACTACATACACATGGTATCTCTCAAGACGGGGGCCTTAATCGCGGCGGCGGCCAAGTGGGGGGCTATGTCCGTAAGCGACGACGGGAAGCTCGCCGAGGAGGCTTGGAACTTCGGCTTGAAGGCCGGCGTGGCGTTCCAGATCATAGACGACGTGCTTGACATCTACGGCGACCCCAAGAAGTTCGGCAAAGAGATAGGGAAGGACATAAAGGAGCACAAGAGGGGGAACGCCGTCGTCGCTATCGCCCTCACGAGGCTCCAGCCCCAGGAGAGGAGGCGCCTACTCTCCATCCTCTCCAAGGCCGAGATCGCCGAGGAGGAAGTCAAGGAGGCCGTCGCGTTGATGGACTCGGTGAAGGCGAGAGAGGAGGCGCTCGCCCTTGCGGAGAGATACAGACGTGAGGCGGAACAACACCTTGCCGAAATCCCCAACAACGAGGCGCTGAGGGAGCTACTCGCCTTTATACTGGAGAGGCAGTACTGA
- a CDS encoding DUF92 domain-containing protein gives MEPQIVAVPSIVVLALLALRKGFLTVRGTVSAIAVGTAVAVAHLGLFGLTAAFFLTSSLLTKLRAEWKLERGLKDVSGRSLRQVFGVGAPIAAFALAYLASGDVRLLGAAAVAVAAATADTWASEVGVAYGGTPRYILAPWRRVEPGTSGGVTPVGVAASAAGALAMGALAPLLGIQQPFWKIALFGYLGELLDSVLGASLQVKYICGGRISEQPAAGCRRRGFLTNEAVNLVSGFAVGLLYLIT, from the coding sequence ATGGAGCCGCAGATAGTGGCTGTTCCATCCATCGTCGTCCTCGCCCTTTTGGCCCTGAGGAAGGGCTTCCTCACCGTCAGGGGCACCGTCTCGGCCATCGCCGTAGGAACAGCCGTGGCCGTTGCCCACCTCGGCCTCTTCGGCCTAACGGCGGCGTTCTTCCTCACCTCCTCGCTTCTCACAAAGCTACGGGCGGAGTGGAAGCTGGAGAGAGGCCTCAAGGACGTGTCCGGCCGCTCGCTGAGGCAGGTTTTTGGAGTTGGGGCGCCGATCGCGGCCTTCGCCCTGGCCTACCTGGCCTCGGGAGATGTGAGGTTGCTCGGCGCCGCCGCGGTGGCGGTGGCGGCGGCTACCGCCGACACGTGGGCGAGCGAAGTGGGGGTGGCGTATGGCGGAACGCCTAGGTACATCCTAGCCCCGTGGAGGCGGGTGGAGCCCGGCACGTCGGGCGGCGTGACGCCTGTAGGCGTTGCGGCGTCGGCGGCGGGCGCTCTCGCCATGGGGGCACTGGCCCCTCTCCTGGGGATACAGCAGCCCTTTTGGAAGATAGCCCTATTTGGCTACCTCGGCGAGCTTCTAGACAGCGTCCTAGGGGCGTCGTTGCAGGTGAAGTATATATGCGGCGGCAGGATATCGGAGCAGCCGGCGGCTGGATGCAGAAGGAGGGGCTTTCTCACGAACGAGGCGGTTAACCTAGTAAGCGGCTTCGCCGTGGGGCTGCTCTACCTCATAACTTAA
- a CDS encoding secondary thiamine-phosphate synthase enzyme YjbQ: protein MRVYVEEFQVATRQREEIVVISDRVEEAVRKSGVKNGIALIYVPHATAIVTANENEPRLREDILNKLRALFPRGAGYRHDEIDNNANAHLANIFLGFHLTMPVVEGELRRGTWQEVMLIEMDGPRRRNVVVVVIGE from the coding sequence ATGAGGGTGTACGTCGAGGAGTTTCAAGTGGCTACGAGGCAGAGGGAGGAGATCGTCGTCATCAGCGATAGGGTTGAGGAGGCGGTTAGAAAAAGCGGCGTGAAAAACGGCATAGCGTTGATATATGTGCCACACGCCACCGCTATTGTCACAGCTAACGAGAACGAGCCCAGGCTTAGGGAAGATATCTTGAACAAGCTGAGGGCCCTCTTCCCCCGCGGCGCTGGGTACCGGCACGACGAGATAGACAACAACGCCAACGCCCACCTCGCCAACATATTCCTGGGCTTCCACCTGACGATGCCGGTGGTAGAGGGCGAGCTGAGGCGCGGGACTTGGCAGGAGGTTATGTTGATAGAGATGGACGGACCGCGTCGGAGAAACGTCGTTGTTGTGGTAATTGGCGAGTAA